The following proteins are encoded in a genomic region of Musa acuminata AAA Group cultivar baxijiao chromosome BXJ2-11, Cavendish_Baxijiao_AAA, whole genome shotgun sequence:
- the LOC103972537 gene encoding polygalacturonase QRT2-like, whose product MQQLLPALLLLILTHLPVAIKDLVAFDVKDYGAAGDGITDDTQAFADAWEATCRKATGLPIMFIPGKNKFLVSPIIFKGPCKASNVLVQVEGTLVAPDSPSTWNFTDASLWIQFKSVDGLRLTSSGFGLFDGRGSNWWRQSCKLDPRKGCTSLAPTAVKFVQCNDLAVSSLRFINSPQTHILIIDSNRVYVTNLNITAPGTSPNTDGIHIHASRHVYIQDTIIGTGDDCISIGDRTSDIVVTRITCGPGHGISVGSLGRGGSNVSVERIQVSYVNFFNTTNGARIKTWQGATGYAKSMSFEKIKFNNVQNPIIIDQNYGAKANNYTIQQNAVQISNVRYAYCAGTAKTDIAINLNCSQTVPCTDIQFDNVNIPVTSRGDTTRAYCNNAHVTTSGYINPPVMPCFPLKQSVDNIIS is encoded by the exons ATGCAGCAGCTTCTCCCTGCCCTGCTGCTCCTCATCCTAACTCATCTCCCGGTGGCCATCAAAGACCTCGTTGCATTCGATGTAAAAGACTATGGAGCTGCGGGTGATGGCATCACGGACGACACACAG GCATTTGCAGATGCGTGGGAAGCTACATGCAGGAAGGCTACAGGTCTTCCCATCATGTTCATCCCTGGGAAGAATAAGTTCTTAGTGAGCCCCATCATATTTAAGGGGCCATGCAAGGCCTCCAATGTCCTGGTTCAG GTTGAAGGAACACTTGTGGCACCTGACAGCCCGAGCACGTGGAACTTCACCGACGCCTCCCTCTGGATTCAGTTCAAGTCCGTCGATGGGCTGAGACTCACCAGTTCTGGCTTTGGTCTGTTTGACGGCCGAGGATCCAACTGGTGGAGGCAATCTTGCAAACTCGATCCCAGAAAG GGATGCACTTCTTTGGCGCCAACT GCAGTAAAATTTGTGCAGTGCAATGACCTTGCAGTGAGCAGTCTGCGGTTCATAAACAGCCCACAGACACATATTTTGATAATAGACAGTAACAGGGTTTACGTCACTAACCTTAACATCACAGCTCCTGGGACGAGTCCCAATACTGATGGCATCCACATCCATGCTTCCCGACATGTTTATATCCAAGACACCATCATAGGAACAG GTGATGACTGCATTTCAATCGGGGATCGTACTAGTGACATAGTTGTAACACGAATAACATGTGGTCCGGGACATGGAATAAG TGTAGGAAGCTTAGGCAGGGGAGGCTCAAATGTTTCAGTCGAAAGGATTCAAGTATCTTATGTGAACTTTTTTAACACAACCAATGGTGCTAGGATCAAAACTTGGCAG GGAGCCACAGGTTATGCAAAATCAATGTCATTCGAGAAAATCAAATTCAACAATGTACAAAATCCTATCATAATTGATCAAAACTATGGTGCTAAAGCCAACAATTATACCATTCAG CAAAATGCAGTGCAGATTAGCAATGTGAGATATGCCTACTGTGCTGGAACTGCAAAGACAGATATTGCTATCAACTTAAACTGCAGCCAGACTGTCCCTTGCACTGACATCCAATTCGACAATGTTAACATACCAGTGACATCTCGGGGAGATACCACAAGGGCTTACTGCAACAATGCCCATGTTACCACATCTGGATACATCAATCCCCCAGTTATGCCCTGTTTTCCCCTGAAGCAATCAGTTGATAATATCATCTCTTAG